The window GGAAACTGATCAGTATGGTTTGAGGTCTCCTTCATCCTGGATTCCTGGTAGCTCAAAATCTCTGGGCTTGCTTGGAGGCCaatgtgagaattttttttctcattccaTCAAAACAAATATACTCTGTGTACTTCAGTAGTTCTCATGGTGAAATGGTGAGTGTAATTCGTCAGTTAGTGCTTTGGCACGCTTTTCGAGAACGAGGAGCCTGGGACATTAAGCACTTACTAGGTGTCTTGTACTCTTGTGTGATTTCATAATACTCACCTCGGCTGTCAACTCAATGCTATCAGAATTGCAGCATGCATCTTTGTATTAGTGAAAAATTTCTGATGTCCTCAGTTTTAAAAAAGAACTATGCCATCAATCAACACTAATTTTATTGGCACACTAGTAGGTGATTATCTTGTTGAGTTACCTATACACTTTGATAAATAGGAGTTGGCTTCAATACTTGTAAATTTACTTGAGAACAAGAGAGCTAGTGGATTGCTATCAACATCGTGCATGTTTCTTGTTGGCTTACCTCTAGTCACAATTGAAGTTCTTAGTATGAAGCATTTTGACATCGATCTATTATTTATGATTAACCTACTTCTGCAGTATTAGATAAAAAGTTAACAttaatactctctctctctccccctctcttcaTTAGTAAACCTTATTGGTTATGTGCATGAGGACATAGGCCGGAGATATAAACAATTTCAATGATCTAATAATAATTCATGGTCCTTCATGTGAGTATGTCTTGTAAGAACGACGATTCACTGCTAGAAGTCTTAACACTTACTGCTTTTCTTCTAGATTGCCTGGATTCTGGATGTGATGCCCCCTATAATGGTCAAAGTAACACCCGGAGGTATGTATATGATTGCCCTATCATGGTGGTAGTTTTGATCTGTTAGGTATGTTGATATTGCTATTACTTCCAAGTAATTTGCTAGTGTGGTGTTGCATTTTGTTGaacttttccttcctttttgtctttttttccgTTTTAAATCCCTCATATATTGTTGAGTGGATGGAGTGCCAATTGTATGAGATCTTATGTGATTCCAAATCATTTCAGGAAAGGATTGATGACATACAAACAGTTTACCCAAAAACTTGAAGATGATGTTTCACCGGGTGAAGCTGAGAGCAGGTATTTATTAACAAAAAGTTACACAACATTCCAGAACTTGAATTAATCTGTTGTACTAGATTGCACTTAAAGTTCAGTGAGCTATTTGTCTAAGTACACTGTTATCAACTTGGTTAACAAGGTACCAAGAATACAAGACATCATACATTACTTCTCAGAAACAGGATTATTTTGATCACCATAAGAATGAAGATCGGTATGTTCAAAATGCACTTCCTTTCCTTCTGGTGGTGTTAATTGTACTTTGTTAAGTAAATTGGTATTGCAGGTTCATTTCTTTGTTTTTGTAATTGCAGTTTGAAAGACATGTACCACCCAACAAACTTATTATCTGTTATTGAAAGGTAATAATAAGTTTGCTTAAAGCTTCACTCAGAAGTTTACCTGCTGTCAGAAATTTCGTATTTGAATTCGTATTGAGCAGCATTCATAAACCGAACAGCGCTTTTTTATGTGCGCTATTCATTTCGCTCAGAAAAGGTTGTGTTGCTTGTTGGTTTCTTATGTCTGTTTTTATTTCACTCAGGCGGAATGAACTTTGCAAGGCTGCAGCGAAGAATTTGATTCTTGATTTGCGGAGTGGAACTTTGGACCTGTGAGATGAATCTATGTATCATTTATGTTGTGAATGATTAATCCTATGGTATTTCAAGTTGGTTTTGCTGATATCTTGATTTTCATTGGCATAGTGGTCCTGGAATGACTGCTGGTACAGCAAGTAAATCAGGAAATGACAGTGATGGAATCCCTGCAGATGATGAAGATTATCACAACAAGAGAAGAAGGCATCACAGAGGTCCCCTGGAAGAAACTGAACTAGTTTCAGTTGCTCCTAAAGCTCACCCAGTCAGTTCGCATTATCGACGAATTCAAACTGACATACATCAAACTCTAGCCTTAGTGAAGAAGCTTGATGAAGAGAAGGGTATTGTGGGAAACATCCTGACAACTGGTGATCACACAAAGTCAAATGGTGACAAATCATATGCTGGATCTACAGGGCCTTTAGTTATTGTCCGGGGCTTATCAACTGTTAAGGGCCTTGATGGTTTTGAGCTCCTAGACACTCTCCTTACTTATTTGTGGCATGTCCATGGTATTGATTACTATGGGATGTCTGagagtacaaatgcaaaaggtCTTCGTCATGTGAGAGCTGATACGAAGAATGCCAACATGGACAAAAGCAGCGCTGCTGATTGGGAGAAGAAACTGGATTATTTCTGGCAAGAGAGACTGACAAACGGCAAGGATCCTCTAGTTGCATTGACTGCCAAGGATAAAATTGATGCATCAGCTGATAAAGTTCTAGAATCTTATGTCACAAAGGTTAAGGATGATAACTACGGATGGACATACGGCTGTGGAGCCAAAGGATGTATAAAAGTTTTCCATGCTCCTGACTTTGTTCTCAAACATCTGAACCTCAAGCATCCTGATTTGGTCTCCAAATTGACTTCAAGAGTCCAAGAGGATATCTATTTCCAAAATTATATGAAGTATGTATTTAGATCTCCAAATGCAAATGACAAATTGTTATTTCCGACATGTCAAAAGGTAATGCTTCTGTTGTTGTTTACTTTTGATGCAGTGATCCAAATGCTCCAGGTGGCACACCAGTTATGCAGCAACAATCACCAGTAAGAAACTATACACTGTTTAGCTTGTTCCTTTTCACTGATATGCTTAAGAACATTCCCTTCTTGTTTGTATGGTGGGGTGAGAAAAGCTATAATACTATTCTTAATTAACTCTGAAACTAAACTAATTTATCTGAACTGTTTCTCGGTCTTAGAAGGTTTACATTGCACCGATTGTTAATTTCTTCCGCAATTTCCCCCTTTGAGAtgcttattttcattttttagtTGTTTGTGCTTATCATAAAAACAGTTTGTTTCTTTAGGAGTTTGTGAAATGTTTTTCCATGTCCCATGTTTGACTAACAGATCAATAGAAATTCAATCCATAATTTGTTGTGTTCACCTGTCACTAGTGAAGCTCTATGTTGTAGATCTTTCACCTTATTTCCACATTAATGAGTAATCG of the Oryza sativa Japonica Group chromosome 2, ASM3414082v1 genome contains:
- the LOC4328304 gene encoding serrate RNA effector molecule isoform X1 translates to MMIARGRWTCHRRLRSVTIARRVVSWGARRRITACRSLPRHRSAPRAPSASPAIVRRRAPPPPRSRVAEGVRAPRRGPCGRGGSPLRRCRRVAGGGARAPRRGPSGGGSPRPRPRRCRPCLPSGRAWTAAVAHRAVGGEAEGGRFGLPSRLSSVFDFSCEDLKLMCVPLARVSCRFGFEHERGRERSMNTSRRAPDCLDSGCDAPYNGQSNTRRKGLMTYKQFTQKLEDDVSPGEAESRYQEYKTSYITSQKQDYFDHHKNEDRLKDMYHPTNLLSVIERRNELCKAAAKNLILDLRSGTLDLGPGMTAGTASKSGNDSDGIPADDEDYHNKRRRHHRGPLEETELVSVAPKAHPVSSHYRRIQTDIHQTLALVKKLDEEKGIVGNILTTGDHTKSNGDKSYAGSTGPLVIVRGLSTVKGLDGFELLDTLLTYLWHVHGIDYYGMSESTNAKGLRHVRADTKNANMDKSSAADWEKKLDYFWQERLTNGKDPLVALTAKDKIDASADKVLESYVTKVKDDNYGWTYGCGAKGCIKVFHAPDFVLKHLNLKHPDLVSKLTSRVQEDIYFQNYMNDPNAPGGTPVMQQQSPEQQGPTPSELTPGAFGGQGSFVEMPTPPVLIPVPGAGPLGPFVPAPPEVVMQMMRPVMPMYPPRPPNPRRLRSYKDLDAPDDEVTLVDYRSL
- the LOC4328304 gene encoding serrate RNA effector molecule isoform X2, yielding MADVLLPELRSPPPPPPPPPPTNDDRARAVDLPSPTPECDDRSPRRELGRSPEDHGVPLPPPPPLGSSRPERLASDRPEEGASAAAQPCGGRSESPTARSMWPRRLSPASLPPRGGRRSESPTPRSIWRRLSPSPPPPLPPLPPKRPRLDGRRSPPRGGRFGFEHERGRERSMNTSRRAPDCLDSGCDAPYNGQSNTRRKGLMTYKQFTQKLEDDVSPGEAESRYQEYKTSYITSQKQDYFDHHKNEDRLKDMYHPTNLLSVIERRNELCKAAAKNLILDLRSGTLDLGPGMTAGTASKSGNDSDGIPADDEDYHNKRRRHHRGPLEETELVSVAPKAHPVSSHYRRIQTDIHQTLALVKKLDEEKGIVGNILTTGDHTKSNGDKSYAGSTGPLVIVRGLSTVKGLDGFELLDTLLTYLWHVHGIDYYGMSESTNAKGLRHVRADTKNANMDKSSAADWEKKLDYFWQERLTNGKDPLVALTAKDKIDASADKVLESYVTKVKDDNYGWTYGCGAKGCIKVFHAPDFVLKHLNLKHPDLVSKLTSRVQEDIYFQNYMNDPNAPGGTPVMQQQSPEQQGPTPSELTPGAFGGQGSFVEMPTPPVLIPVPGAGPLGPFVPAPPEVVMQMMRPVMPMYPPRPPNPRRLRSYKDLDAPDDEVTLVDYRSL